A window of Pseudocalidococcus azoricus BACA0444 contains these coding sequences:
- the lpxA gene encoding acyl-ACP--UDP-N-acetylglucosamine O-acyltransferase: protein MGIHPTAIIESGAKLGPGVEIGPFCYVAATVEIGPGTVLGPHVTLLGHTTIGQNCQIHSGAVIGDLPQDFAYQGARSYVQIGDQCQIREGVTIHRGTGADSQTLVGNHCLLMANSHLAHNVCIGNQVTLANNALLAGYVQVGDRAFISGNCLVHQFTRIGRLAMLSGGTATQKDVPPFCMTRSLSTNTVMGLNTVGLKRAGFTLAERQILKEALQALYNPKLNITQALTVLQAKFADPLVQELAEFIAQSQRGICRFIKRQAGPESD from the coding sequence GTGGGTATTCATCCAACCGCCATCATCGAATCGGGGGCAAAACTCGGGCCTGGGGTAGAAATTGGTCCCTTCTGCTACGTTGCCGCCACCGTTGAAATTGGGCCTGGAACCGTACTGGGCCCCCATGTCACGCTCCTGGGACATACAACCATTGGCCAAAACTGTCAAATCCACAGTGGGGCCGTGATTGGTGATTTGCCTCAAGATTTTGCCTACCAAGGGGCCCGCAGCTACGTCCAGATTGGCGATCAGTGTCAGATTCGGGAAGGGGTGACTATCCATCGGGGCACAGGGGCAGACAGCCAAACCTTAGTGGGAAATCATTGCTTACTGATGGCCAACAGTCACCTAGCCCACAATGTCTGTATCGGCAATCAAGTCACCCTCGCCAATAATGCCCTCTTAGCGGGCTATGTCCAGGTAGGGGATCGGGCTTTCATCAGTGGGAACTGCTTAGTCCATCAATTTACCCGCATTGGCCGTTTAGCGATGCTCTCCGGGGGAACGGCCACCCAAAAAGATGTCCCCCCCTTCTGTATGACCCGCAGCCTCAGCACGAATACTGTCATGGGTCTGAATACCGTTGGTCTCAAGCGGGCGGGCTTTACCCTGGCCGAACGGCAAATCCTCAAAGAAGCCCTCCAGGCGCTTTACAACCCAAAGCTAAATATTACCCAGGCCCTGACAGTCCTCCAGGCCAAGTTTGCCGACCCCCTAGTCCAAGAATTAGCTGAGTTTATTGCCCAATCCCAACGCGGGATTTGTCGGTTCATTAAACGCCAGGCCGGGCCGGAATCAGACTAA
- the hrcA gene encoding heat-inducible transcriptional repressor HrcA gives MPLELSQRQQQVLSATINHYIATAEPVGSKVLVDEYNLQVSSATIRNIMGVLEKSGLLYQPHTSAGRVPSDFGYRIYVDQLISPIPDFARRVEKLLAQRLDPEKPDQWEKPGLEAILRSAAQLLSTLSGCVTLITMPPTLGNTIHVVKLVAIAPDQVMVIVILDSYETQSVVLQLPPGQSTETNEQVLQVLTNFLNHHLQGKTLAQLSVLDWQKLDAEFQSIAQEVQQLLTSLIPQSRLRKSGTFIVTGLAEVIQQPEFSQREQVQLLLQLLEAETEQLWSLIGAWDEEHTDINPGQRFGPLATRVRVTIGTEHPLLPLQSCALVSSVYRRGNCPMGTIGVLGPTRMPYARTMTLVETAADYLSTTLISEGTLGIS, from the coding sequence ATGCCCCTCGAACTGAGTCAACGTCAACAGCAGGTTCTCTCCGCCACTATTAACCACTACATTGCCACAGCCGAACCCGTAGGTTCTAAGGTTTTAGTTGATGAATATAATCTGCAGGTGAGTTCAGCAACAATTCGCAATATCATGGGGGTTTTGGAAAAGTCTGGATTACTTTATCAACCCCATACTTCAGCGGGGCGAGTTCCTTCTGATTTTGGTTATCGGATTTATGTGGATCAGTTAATTTCACCGATCCCAGATTTTGCCCGCCGGGTTGAAAAACTATTAGCTCAACGTTTAGACCCTGAGAAGCCAGACCAATGGGAAAAGCCCGGCCTGGAGGCAATTTTACGCAGTGCGGCCCAATTACTTTCAACCTTGAGTGGCTGTGTCACCTTAATTACCATGCCGCCAACCCTCGGAAATACGATTCATGTGGTCAAGTTGGTAGCGATTGCCCCTGATCAGGTGATGGTCATTGTCATTTTAGATAGTTATGAAACCCAGTCAGTGGTTTTGCAACTTCCCCCAGGCCAGAGCACTGAAACCAATGAACAGGTGTTACAGGTTTTAACGAACTTCCTAAATCATCATCTCCAAGGCAAAACCCTCGCCCAACTCTCAGTCTTAGATTGGCAAAAGCTGGATGCTGAGTTTCAATCCATTGCCCAAGAAGTCCAACAATTACTCACAAGCCTGATCCCCCAAAGCCGACTGCGGAAGTCAGGTACGTTTATTGTCACAGGCCTGGCAGAAGTGATTCAACAACCGGAATTTTCCCAACGAGAACAGGTGCAATTATTATTGCAATTATTAGAAGCTGAAACCGAACAACTCTGGTCACTCATCGGGGCCTGGGATGAAGAGCACACCGACATAAACCCAGGCCAGCGGTTTGGCCCCCTAGCAACGCGTGTCCGTGTCACCATTGGAACCGAACATCCTCTTCTCCCCTTGCAATCCTGTGCTTTGGTCTCCAGTGTCTATCGGCGGGGTAATTGCCCGATGGGAACGATTGGGGTCTTAGGCCCAACTCGAATGCCCTATGCGCGTACCATGACCCTAGTGGAAACTGCGGCCGATTATCTATCAACAACATTGATTTCTGAGGGGACTTTAGGAATTTCCTAA
- the gcvH gene encoding glycine cleavage system protein GcvH — protein sequence MSLEYPEDLKYLDSHEYVRLEGEIATIGISAFAVDQLGDIVFVELPQEGDSIEQGERLGTIESVKAVEELYAPVSGTVIETNQAIVESPEDIATDPYGEGWLMKVRINDDDDIADAMSAAEYQALVEGDI from the coding sequence ATGAGCTTGGAATATCCCGAAGATCTGAAGTACCTCGATAGTCATGAATATGTTCGTCTTGAAGGGGAAATTGCCACCATTGGAATCAGTGCCTTTGCTGTGGATCAATTAGGGGATATTGTCTTTGTTGAACTCCCCCAAGAAGGAGATAGCATTGAGCAAGGAGAGCGACTCGGCACGATTGAATCCGTGAAAGCCGTGGAAGAACTTTATGCTCCGGTTTCCGGTACGGTGATTGAAACAAACCAGGCCATTGTAGAATCCCCCGAAGATATTGCGACAGACCCCTACGGTGAAGGCTGGCTCATGAAGGTGCGAATTAACGATGATGATGATATTGCCGATGCTATGAGTGCCGCCGAATACCAGGCCCTTGTTGAAGGTGACATTTAA
- a CDS encoding type II toxin-antitoxin system HicB family antitoxin — translation MAEVPAVSGCLAQGETLEELKLVQTLCLEASVKYGQPFPKPDEA, via the coding sequence ATAGCTGAAGTCCCGGCCGTGAGCGGATGTTTAGCCCAAGGAGAAACCTTAGAGGAATTAAAATTAGTTCAGACCCTTTGCCTAGAAGCTTCTGTCAAGTATGGCCAGCCATTTCCGAAGCCAGATGAGGCTTGA
- a CDS encoding phospholipase D-like domain-containing protein encodes MTNQIIYLAAPLTLTLSYGLFHQRRLTANSREDQDNLQVLISEFRDFQRQETQREVELKELINTEIQISSQPLPEFERLYQQLNNRNTQLLKLVVHNLKEDYKHKLSETENKLSRNSESISKSLKAELEILKSQINNFSYELNLNLELSRKILELENHHNLKLISVEEELNGNSGYILQLLIDNLDNLESQFNNLKNFNTDSEVILNSIKSQIDSIHRRLDNLNRKINQKASDIKALICTEFRNVDFVGRYKIIKDRNESRQAFLQALDKTQKHLRIVCPWLKKSAIEGEVFDKMKVLLDRGVKIELCWGNLGDARNSIDNLNLATFLKRRNAWKYDGLPLLDELQKAYPEKFVSKMIGTHEKYWISDECYCCIGSHNFLSSGVTSPELEIGIKTSNPRIITSLFERFHKYQGKIYEPNHALELKDFIQLSFEFVEQVKQDIDNRDKELISDEDMIKIMESQMQED; translated from the coding sequence ATGACTAATCAAATCATTTACTTAGCAGCACCATTAACATTAACACTTTCCTATGGGCTATTCCATCAAAGGCGACTAACGGCAAACTCAAGAGAGGATCAGGATAACTTACAAGTCTTAATTAGTGAATTTAGAGATTTTCAAAGACAAGAAACTCAAAGAGAAGTTGAACTAAAAGAACTAATAAATACTGAAATTCAAATCTCAAGCCAGCCTTTACCGGAATTTGAGAGACTTTACCAACAACTCAATAATCGCAATACGCAGCTTCTAAAACTTGTAGTTCATAATTTAAAAGAGGATTATAAGCATAAACTCTCTGAAACAGAAAATAAATTATCAAGAAACTCGGAAAGTATTTCAAAATCTCTAAAAGCAGAACTAGAAATCTTAAAATCTCAAATTAATAACTTTAGCTATGAATTAAATTTAAATCTTGAATTGTCTCGAAAGATATTAGAATTAGAAAATCACCATAACCTGAAATTAATTAGTGTAGAAGAAGAGCTAAATGGAAACTCAGGATATATTTTGCAATTATTGATAGATAATTTAGACAATCTTGAATCACAGTTTAACAACTTGAAAAATTTCAATACAGATTCTGAAGTGATTCTAAATTCTATAAAGAGCCAGATTGATTCTATTCATAGGCGTTTAGACAATTTAAATAGAAAAATCAATCAAAAAGCAAGCGATATTAAAGCATTAATTTGTACAGAATTTAGAAATGTTGATTTTGTTGGAAGATATAAAATAATCAAAGATAGAAATGAGAGTCGTCAAGCATTTTTACAAGCCCTTGATAAAACCCAAAAGCATTTAAGGATTGTTTGTCCTTGGCTCAAAAAGTCCGCAATTGAAGGAGAGGTTTTTGATAAAATGAAAGTTCTTTTAGATAGAGGTGTAAAGATCGAACTTTGCTGGGGCAACTTGGGGGATGCAAGAAACAGTATTGATAATCTTAACTTAGCTACTTTCTTGAAACGCCGCAATGCATGGAAATATGACGGTTTGCCATTATTAGATGAGTTACAAAAAGCATATCCAGAAAAATTTGTTTCAAAAATGATCGGAACCCATGAAAAGTACTGGATCAGTGATGAATGTTATTGTTGTATCGGCAGTCATAACTTTCTCTCGTCCGGTGTAACCAGTCCAGAATTAGAAATTGGCATTAAAACAAGTAATCCTAGAATTATTACAAGCCTATTTGAGCGATTTCATAAGTATCAAGGAAAAATATACGAGCCTAATCATGCATTAGAACTTAAGGATTTCATCCAACTGAGTTTTGAGTTTGTAGAACAAGTTAAGCAAGATATTGATAACCGTGACAAAGAACTGATTTCTGATGAAGATATGATAAAAATCATGGAATCTCAAATGCAAGAAGATTGA
- a CDS encoding glycosyltransferase family 8 protein, giving the protein MPIHLIFALDKGYLFGLVTAINSILQNTASPSRLFLHIITPPSESKFFESEINAYFPHPPFQFRVREYHPNQIIQDYVQRKYQPKSRKSENAIFLLYSRLFLKDIFPDLGKVIFLDTDLIVLQDIAVLFDSISFTAEYYFAAAPNLFPAIFHFSRPWVAISELRKFKQTFNAGVLFIDLSFWGDQNYQQLYRYLAWEAQHNYRLFQLNDETLLNLMFKDYIHLDRKWNCCGFGNYRWISWALRKPRSEIGILHWSGGHHKPWSSQNIPYADLWHAYALEKLTP; this is encoded by the coding sequence ATGCCCATTCATCTGATTTTTGCCCTAGATAAAGGCTACTTGTTTGGCTTAGTCACAGCGATTAATTCAATTCTGCAAAATACAGCCTCACCCAGTCGCCTATTTCTCCACATTATTACGCCACCCAGTGAGTCCAAATTCTTTGAATCTGAAATTAACGCCTATTTCCCCCACCCACCGTTTCAGTTCCGTGTCCGTGAGTATCACCCCAACCAAATCATTCAAGACTATGTTCAACGCAAATATCAACCCAAATCCCGCAAGAGTGAGAACGCCATCTTCCTGCTCTATTCCCGACTATTTCTGAAGGATATTTTCCCCGATCTGGGCAAGGTGATTTTTCTCGATACGGATTTGATCGTTCTCCAAGATATTGCGGTCTTGTTTGATTCGATTTCGTTTACTGCTGAGTATTATTTTGCGGCGGCTCCCAATTTATTTCCGGCCATTTTTCATTTTTCCCGGCCTTGGGTGGCGATCTCAGAACTGCGGAAATTTAAGCAAACCTTTAATGCCGGAGTTTTATTTATAGATTTAAGCTTTTGGGGAGATCAAAACTATCAACAACTCTACCGTTATTTGGCATGGGAAGCCCAGCACAATTATCGGCTGTTCCAACTCAATGATGAAACCCTGCTGAACCTGATGTTCAAAGACTATATTCACCTCGATCGGAAATGGAATTGCTGTGGGTTTGGTAATTATCGCTGGATTAGTTGGGCCTTACGGAAACCCCGCTCAGAAATTGGGATTTTGCATTGGAGTGGTGGACATCATAAACCTTGGTCATCTCAAAATATTCCCTATGCAGATCTTTGGCACGCCTATGCCCTAGAAAAGTTAACCCCCTGA
- a CDS encoding rhodanese-like domain-containing protein yields the protein MVYGRGLEAVTVQDLEQQLASGNPVVQLVDVREPAELEIVAIPGFINLPLSQFEQWQTQISEILDPAKETWALCHHGIRSAQFCHWLKQQGYSHVKNITGGIDAYVDEIQPTWPHY from the coding sequence ATGGTCTATGGCAGAGGTTTAGAAGCCGTGACAGTTCAAGATTTAGAGCAGCAACTTGCCAGTGGTAATCCAGTGGTGCAATTGGTGGATGTGCGGGAACCCGCGGAACTGGAGATTGTCGCTATTCCCGGCTTTATCAATTTACCCCTCAGCCAATTTGAGCAGTGGCAGACCCAAATTTCCGAAATTCTTGATCCAGCTAAAGAAACTTGGGCATTGTGCCACCATGGAATCCGCTCGGCCCAGTTTTGTCACTGGTTGAAACAGCAGGGCTATTCCCACGTCAAAAATATTACGGGTGGGATTGATGCCTATGTTGATGAAATTCAGCCAACCTGGCCCCATTATTAA
- the gatB gene encoding Asp-tRNA(Asn)/Glu-tRNA(Gln) amidotransferase subunit GatB: MTATLTNTTIATEYEAVIGLEVHCQLSTNTKIFSNSSTQFGQPPNTNVDPICLGLPGTLPVLNQKVLEYAVKAGLALNCQIAPYSKFDRKQYFYPDLPKNYQISQYDLPIAEHGWLEIELLDEQEQPIRKRIGITRLHMEEDAGKLVHAGSDRLSGSSYSLVDFNRAGVPLAEIVSEPDLRSGQEAAEYAQELRRILRYLGVCDGNMQEGSLRCDVNISVRPVGTEKFGTKVEIKNMNSFSAIQKAIDFEIARQVQALRDGEKLIQETRLWDEASQQTFTMRVKEGSSDYRYFPEPDLGPIEVSQSQRQAWLAELPELPAQKRHRYESELGLSAYDTRVLTDERTTAEYFEAVVAAGANPKQAANWIMGDITAYIKTEKRTLVDIPLTPAGLAELIGLIENGTISSKIAKDILPELLVNGGSPQALVEKKGLVQMSDTGELEKLIDQVLAAHPEELAQYRAGKTKLQGFFVGQMMKKTGGRADPKLTNQLLQKKLNA, from the coding sequence ATGACTGCTACTTTGACGAACACCACCATTGCCACTGAGTATGAAGCCGTTATTGGCCTGGAGGTTCATTGTCAACTAAGTACGAATACCAAAATTTTTTCCAACAGTTCCACCCAATTCGGCCAGCCCCCCAATACCAATGTGGATCCAATTTGCTTAGGATTGCCCGGAACTCTCCCCGTTCTGAATCAGAAAGTTTTGGAATATGCGGTTAAAGCGGGGTTGGCCCTCAATTGTCAGATTGCCCCCTACAGTAAGTTTGACCGGAAACAGTATTTTTATCCTGACTTGCCGAAAAACTACCAAATCTCCCAATATGACTTGCCGATTGCCGAGCATGGCTGGTTAGAAATTGAATTGTTAGACGAACAGGAACAGCCGATTCGCAAGCGGATTGGGATTACGCGGCTGCACATGGAAGAAGATGCTGGAAAGTTAGTCCATGCCGGCAGTGATCGCCTCTCCGGATCGAGCTATTCCTTAGTAGATTTCAATCGGGCCGGCGTACCCTTAGCGGAAATTGTCTCAGAACCGGATTTACGCTCCGGCCAAGAGGCGGCGGAATATGCCCAAGAACTGCGGCGAATTTTACGCTATTTGGGGGTCTGTGACGGGAATATGCAGGAAGGCTCCCTCCGCTGTGATGTGAACATTTCCGTCCGGCCGGTGGGAACAGAAAAATTTGGCACCAAGGTTGAGATTAAAAACATGAACTCCTTTAGTGCGATCCAAAAAGCGATTGACTTTGAAATTGCCCGCCAAGTCCAGGCCCTGCGAGATGGGGAAAAACTGATTCAAGAGACCCGCCTCTGGGACGAAGCCAGCCAACAAACCTTTACCATGCGGGTGAAGGAAGGCTCCAGTGATTATCGTTATTTCCCGGAGCCAGATTTAGGCCCAATTGAAGTCAGTCAGTCTCAACGCCAGGCCTGGTTAGCCGAACTCCCCGAACTCCCGGCCCAAAAACGGCATCGTTACGAATCCGAATTGGGACTGTCGGCCTATGACACCCGGGTTTTAACTGATGAGCGCACCACCGCCGAATATTTTGAAGCTGTGGTTGCCGCCGGAGCTAACCCCAAGCAAGCCGCCAATTGGATCATGGGGGATATTACCGCCTACATCAAAACCGAAAAACGCACCTTAGTGGATATTCCCTTAACCCCGGCTGGCCTGGCTGAATTGATTGGCTTGATTGAAAACGGGACGATCAGTAGCAAAATTGCCAAAGATATTCTCCCAGAATTACTTGTGAACGGTGGCTCTCCCCAGGCCTTGGTGGAGAAAAAAGGGCTGGTGCAGATGTCCGATACGGGGGAACTGGAAAAACTGATTGATCAAGTCCTCGCCGCTCACCCCGAAGAACTGGCCCAATATCGAGCCGGAAAAACGAAACTCCAGGGCTTTTTTGTCGGACAGATGATGAAAAAAACTGGTGGGCGGGCCGATCCCAAACTCACGAACCAATTGCTACAGAAAAAACTCAATGCCTAA
- the gcvT gene encoding glycine cleavage system aminomethyltransferase GcvT — protein MTYSTSPALLRTPLFDLHKQSQARIVEFSGWEMPVQYQGIVAEHQAVRQAVGMFDISHMGKFDLKGENPLTALQPLVPTDLSQLRPGQAKYTVFLNHQGGIVDDLIVYCHSRYLVSLIVNAATTAKDWAWLQAQLNTRELALENQTDTLVLIALQGPKAAQALQPLVDIPLDNLKNYHHQPATIHLPPDSPFPQVPGWIARTGYTGEDGFEIMVPRNVGQDLWQAFAKSGVTPCGLGARDTLRLEAAMALYGQDIDQTTTPLEAGLGWLINWEKGDFIGRSALEQQKETGVSRKLVGFLMEERQIPRPHYLIVVDGQTVGSVTSGSLPPTIAQPLGLGYVPAGLANVGQEIGIEIRGKVHGAKIVPRPFYRRPKA, from the coding sequence ATGACCTACTCAACCTCCCCAGCCTTGTTACGCACCCCCTTATTTGACCTCCACAAACAGTCCCAGGCCCGGATTGTGGAATTTTCAGGCTGGGAAATGCCCGTGCAGTATCAAGGAATTGTGGCCGAACACCAGGCCGTGCGTCAGGCGGTGGGGATGTTTGATATTTCCCACATGGGTAAATTTGATCTCAAAGGGGAAAATCCGCTAACAGCCCTCCAACCCCTTGTCCCCACTGATCTAAGCCAACTGCGACCTGGCCAGGCCAAATACACTGTGTTCTTGAACCATCAGGGGGGAATTGTTGATGATTTAATTGTCTATTGTCACAGTCGCTATTTAGTTTCCTTAATTGTCAATGCCGCCACAACCGCTAAAGACTGGGCCTGGCTCCAAGCACAATTAAATACAAGGGAACTGGCATTGGAAAATCAGACGGACACCCTCGTCCTCATTGCCCTCCAAGGCCCAAAAGCAGCCCAAGCCTTACAACCCCTTGTTGATATTCCCCTAGACAATTTGAAAAACTATCACCACCAGCCCGCGACGATCCATTTACCCCCAGATTCCCCCTTTCCCCAAGTTCCCGGTTGGATTGCGCGCACGGGTTATACGGGCGAAGATGGGTTTGAGATCATGGTGCCAAGGAATGTTGGCCAAGACCTCTGGCAAGCTTTCGCAAAGTCTGGAGTTACCCCCTGTGGCCTGGGAGCGAGGGATACATTACGTTTGGAGGCCGCTATGGCCCTGTACGGACAGGATATTGACCAAACGACAACCCCCTTAGAAGCGGGCCTGGGCTGGTTGATTAATTGGGAAAAAGGGGATTTTATTGGTCGCTCAGCCCTAGAACAACAAAAAGAAACTGGAGTCTCGCGGAAATTAGTCGGTTTTCTCATGGAGGAGCGACAAATTCCGCGGCCCCATTATTTGATTGTTGTTGATGGTCAAACCGTGGGCAGCGTCACCAGTGGGAGTTTACCGCCAACTATTGCTCAACCCTTGGGCCTGGGCTATGTCCCCGCTGGCCTGGCCAATGTCGGGCAAGAAATTGGGATTGAAATCCGCGGCAAAGTTCATGGAGCCAAAATTGTCCCCCGTCCCTTCTATCGCCGCCCAAAAGCCTGA
- the rdgB gene encoding RdgB/HAM1 family non-canonical purine NTP pyrophosphatase: MIHQEPDPLSIPSSPPTQPRLVIASQNPGKLREFQTYLADLAWDICLMPADLDIPETEPTFLGNACLKATVVAQATGDWAIADDSGLEVVALAGAPGIYSARYGQTDPERIQRLLDELGEELNRQAWFTCALALARPDGQIALTEIGRCAGEILSAPRGENGFGYDPIFYVPSQAQTFAEMSAETKRQISHRGVALAGMLPKLKQILSKAELL; the protein is encoded by the coding sequence GTGATCCATCAAGAGCCTGATCCATTGTCCATCCCTAGCTCCCCTCCCACACAGCCCCGTTTGGTTATTGCCAGTCAAAACCCAGGGAAACTGCGAGAATTTCAGACCTACTTAGCAGACTTGGCCTGGGATATTTGCTTGATGCCTGCGGACTTAGATATTCCTGAAACTGAACCGACCTTTTTAGGAAATGCCTGTTTGAAAGCCACTGTGGTTGCCCAGGCCACGGGAGATTGGGCCATTGCAGATGATTCTGGCCTGGAGGTGGTGGCTTTGGCTGGTGCGCCCGGAATTTACTCAGCCCGCTATGGCCAAACAGATCCAGAACGGATTCAGCGGTTGCTAGACGAACTAGGAGAAGAGTTAAATCGCCAGGCCTGGTTTACTTGTGCCTTAGCCCTCGCCCGACCGGATGGACAGATTGCCTTAACCGAAATTGGCCGCTGTGCAGGAGAAATTTTGTCAGCCCCCAGAGGTGAAAACGGCTTTGGCTATGACCCAATTTTTTATGTTCCCAGCCAGGCCCAAACCTTTGCCGAAATGAGTGCCGAAACAAAACGCCAAATTAGTCATCGGGGGGTAGCCTTAGCTGGAATGCTGCCGAAGTTAAAACAGATTCTTTCAAAGGCAGAGTTATTGTAG
- the cobU gene encoding bifunctional adenosylcobinamide kinase/adenosylcobinamide-phosphate guanylyltransferase: MPTSPLVLVTGPASSGKSEWAESLADQSRRRVIYIATAQRITTDPEWEAKIQAHQQRRPPNWQLWEIPQDLAPGLADAPADSCVLIDSLGTWVANHLTISDPAWEKLVQELLATLKELPAIKILVAEETGWGVIPAYPLGRLFRQRLGTLTRHIGIIADEVYLVTGGYVLPLHHLGMPLDSTQLLI, encoded by the coding sequence ATGCCGACTTCGCCCCTGGTTTTAGTAACTGGCCCTGCTAGTTCCGGCAAAAGTGAATGGGCCGAATCCCTGGCGGATCAAAGTCGCCGCCGCGTCATTTATATTGCCACCGCCCAACGCATCACCACCGACCCGGAATGGGAAGCCAAAATTCAGGCCCATCAACAACGCCGTCCCCCCAATTGGCAACTGTGGGAAATTCCTCAGGATCTTGCCCCAGGCCTGGCTGATGCTCCGGCAGATAGTTGTGTCCTGATTGATTCTCTGGGAACTTGGGTTGCCAATCATTTAACAATCTCCGACCCGGCCTGGGAGAAATTGGTTCAAGAGTTACTGGCCACCTTAAAAGAGTTGCCCGCGATTAAAATCTTGGTGGCGGAAGAAACAGGTTGGGGGGTGATTCCGGCCTATCCCCTAGGCCGCTTATTTCGCCAACGCCTGGGTACATTGACGCGCCACATTGGGATTATTGCCGATGAGGTTTACCTCGTAACCGGTGGCTATGTTCTCCCTCTCCACCATTTGGGAATGCCCCTCGACTCGACCCAACTGTTGATCTAA